A single genomic interval of Gossypium raimondii isolate GPD5lz chromosome 11, ASM2569854v1, whole genome shotgun sequence harbors:
- the LOC105761610 gene encoding uncharacterized protein LOC105761610 produces MPPAMPLLKLPCLCSSPPSLAPLPPLFLLIRRPRVVASVKAMLTATPVSPPPTSSPSALTAALVPRDVQVDFDDKTRWEYLFKVYWVLLKEKLALTLDELTNSTNPWKELREASANIEPKHQNDVADLINSYKSLYPKWVFDLSWRSMGFLQSPRPMNQNSKNYVSGIVKRRNLSEFDMSKLGIGFDDEKSERKNRKRH; encoded by the exons ATGCCGCCGGCGATGCCTCTTCTCAAGCTCCCTTGCCTATGCTCAAGTCCACCATCACTGGCGCCGCTTCCACCTCTCTTTCTGCTCATAAGAAGACCAAGGGTCGTGGCTTCCGTGAAGGCGATGCTGACCGCCACTCCCGTCTCGCCTCCCCCGACTTCTAGTCCCTCGGCACTAACGGCGGCCCTGGTCCCCAGAGAT GTTCAAGTGGATTTTGATGATAAAACTAGATGGGAGTATCTGTTTAAGGTGTACTGGGTTCTTTTAAAAGAGAAGCTAGCTTTAACTTTAGATGAGCTTACTAACTCTACAAATCCATGGAAGGAACTTAGAGAAGCTTCAGCTAATATTGAACCAAAGCATCAAAACGACGTTGCAGATTTAATAAATAGTTACAAAAGTTTATACCCAAAATGGGTTTTTGATCTCAG TTGGAGGTCCATGGGATTTCTGCAAAGTCCAAGACCAATGAACCAAAACAGCAAAAATTACGTATCTGGAATCGTGAAACGAAGGAATTTGAGTGAATTCGATATGTCAAAATTGGGTATTGGATTTGATGATGAGAAGTCTGAAAGAAAAAATCGGAAAAGGCATTAG
- the LOC105801392 gene encoding uncharacterized protein LOC105801392, translated as MSPSRESGDRGWPSTPNTRPRFSNLGQSEYGPSQFNAQDGQDNYGYGQNCFTLGQNYCADGFNSFCGQYAGPIGGGPRSGVEQHAYRPQSSGPNGRGVRTTFENNVYRPQSSGPNGRGPNGGLTHNFGPIDGFGPNDGIGLPVTNPVSNNVQLNSTTPYVGYEVPWLGDLHASDYSDPSASGSHINSVQNGVSGDGSDSLAPGPAGSTSWYPDSGASNHVCQDDSALRDAVPYSGTSSLLMGDGTPAMISSIGQGSLSTQSRVLRLSNILCVPAIRKNLLSVSQFATDNDVYFEFHPTYYVIKDRVTQKVLLTGHIHNGLYQFSVSDTSVPVMFHSSTTQVKSPTQTADRVVFVMA; from the exons ATGTCGCCCTCTCGTGAATCTGGAGATCGTGGTTGGCCTTCAACACCAAATACACGGCCTAGGTTTTCAAACCTTGGTCAATCTGAATATGGCCCTAGTCAATTCAATGCTCAGGATGGTCAAGATAATTATGGCTATGGTCAAAATTGTTTTACACTTGGTCAAAATTATTGTGCTGATGGTTTTAATAGCTTTTGTGGTCAGTATGCAGGGCCGATTGGTGGTGGGCCCAGGTCAGGTGTTGAGCAACATGCGTATAGGCCACAATCAAGTGGGCCGAATGGTAGAGGGGTCAGGACGACTTTTGAGAATAATGTGTATAGGCCACAATCAAGTGGGCCGAATGGTAGAGGGCCTAATGGTGGACTTACTCACAATTTTGGACCAATTGATGGCTTTGGGCCGAATGATGGTATTGGGCTGCCCGTTACTAACCCCGTGTCGAATAATGTGCAGCTTAATTCGACTACGCCATATGTTGGTTATGAAGTTCCGTG GCTAGGAGATTTACATGCCTCTGACTATTCGGATCCGTCTGCCTCGGGTTCGCATATCAACTCTGTGCAGAATGGGGTGAGTGGGGATGGATCTGACTCCCTGGCTCCTGGGCCAGCTGGTTCGACATCCTGGTATCCTGATTCGGGTGCCAGTAATCATGTGTGTCAAGATGATTCGGCACTCCGTGATGCTGTTCCATATTCAGGTACGTCGTCTCTTTTAATGGGTGATGGTACACCTGCTATGATATCGTCTATTGGTCAAGGTAGTTTGTCTACACAATCTAGAGTACTTCGGTTATCTAATATTTTGTGTGTTCCAGCTATTCGGAAGAATTTACTATCTGTTTCACAATTTGCAACTGATAATGATGTTTACTTCGAGTTTCACCCCACTTATTATGTGATAAAGGATAGAGTAACACAGAAGGTTTTGCTGACGGGCCATATACATAATGGGCTATATCAGTTTTCCGTGTCAGATACGTCTGTTCCTGTTATGTTTCATTCGTCTACTACTCAGGTTAAAAGTCCAACTCAGACTGCTGACAGAGTTGTGTTCGTTATGGCATAA